One part of the bacterium genome encodes these proteins:
- a CDS encoding methylmalonyl-CoA mutase family protein, with protein MAEPRERAPRFSTISDLEIKRLYTPDDIRGDDTARDLGAPGEYPYTRGIHATMYRGRLWTMRMFAGFGSAEDTNARFHYLLRQGQTGLSTAFDMPTLMGYDSDHPRSAGEVGREGVAIDSVDDMDVLLRDLPLDEITTSMTINAPANILLAMYVAVAAARGLSPSTLGGTTQTDILKEFIAQKEWIVPPRPSMKLVQDIMVYGTAHLPRWNTISISGYHIREAGATAVQELAFTLADGIAYVQAGVEAGLEVDAFAPRLSFFFDVHSDFFEEIAKFRAARRMWARIMRERFGARHPRSMMLRTHAQTAGVSLTAQQPQNNIVRTALQALAAVLGGCQSLHTNSLDETYALPTEEAATLALRTQQVIAYETGVTHSVDPAGGAYFIEALTDRVEADAAEYIKTIDEMGGMLAAIEQGYPMREIAEASYRYQQQLERREKVIVGVNEFADRATVPIPQLHIDPEVERRQIERVRRTRATRDQTAARRALDVLRRITEQGGNTMPAIVDAVRARVTIGEICDVFRQVYGEYREQAVL; from the coding sequence ATGGCGGAGCCGCGCGAGCGCGCGCCTCGGTTCAGCACGATCTCGGACCTCGAGATCAAGCGGCTCTACACGCCCGACGACATCCGCGGTGACGACACCGCGCGGGACCTCGGGGCGCCCGGCGAGTACCCGTACACGCGCGGCATCCACGCCACGATGTACCGCGGACGGCTGTGGACGATGCGGATGTTCGCCGGGTTCGGGTCGGCCGAGGACACGAACGCGCGCTTCCACTATCTCCTCCGGCAGGGTCAGACCGGACTCTCCACCGCCTTCGACATGCCGACGCTCATGGGCTACGACTCCGACCATCCCCGCTCGGCGGGGGAGGTGGGGCGCGAGGGGGTCGCGATCGACAGCGTGGACGACATGGACGTCCTGCTCCGCGACCTGCCGCTCGACGAGATCACCACGTCCATGACGATCAACGCGCCCGCGAACATCCTGCTGGCGATGTACGTCGCGGTCGCCGCGGCGCGCGGCCTCAGCCCGTCAACGCTCGGCGGGACGACGCAGACCGACATTCTCAAAGAGTTCATCGCGCAGAAGGAGTGGATTGTCCCGCCGCGGCCGAGCATGAAGCTCGTCCAGGACATCATGGTCTACGGCACGGCGCACCTGCCGCGCTGGAACACGATCAGCATCAGCGGCTACCACATCCGGGAGGCCGGGGCCACCGCCGTGCAGGAGCTGGCGTTCACACTGGCCGACGGCATCGCCTACGTACAAGCCGGCGTCGAGGCGGGGTTGGAGGTGGACGCGTTCGCGCCCCGCCTGTCGTTCTTCTTCGACGTCCACAGCGATTTCTTCGAAGAGATCGCCAAGTTCCGGGCGGCCCGCCGGATGTGGGCGCGGATCATGCGGGAGCGGTTCGGCGCCCGCCACCCGCGCTCGATGATGCTGCGGACGCACGCGCAGACGGCCGGCGTCAGCCTCACCGCGCAGCAGCCGCAGAACAACATCGTCCGCACGGCGCTGCAGGCGCTCGCCGCCGTGCTGGGCGGCTGTCAGTCGCTGCACACCAATTCCCTCGACGAGACCTACGCGCTGCCCACGGAGGAGGCGGCGACGCTCGCGCTGCGGACGCAGCAGGTCATCGCGTACGAGACCGGCGTGACCCACTCCGTCGACCCGGCTGGCGGCGCGTACTTCATCGAGGCCCTCACCGACCGCGTCGAGGCGGACGCCGCGGAGTACATCAAGACGATCGACGAGATGGGCGGCATGCTCGCCGCGATCGAGCAGGGGTACCCGATGCGGGAGATCGCGGAGGCCAGCTACCGCTACCAGCAGCAGCTCGAACGCCGGGAGAAGGTGATCGTCGGCGTCAATGAGTTCGCCGACCGCGCGACGGTCCCGATCCCGCAGCTCCACATCGACCCCGAGGTCGAACGGCGGCAGATCGAGCGCGTCCGCCGCACCCGGGCGACCCGCGACCAGACCGCGGCACGGCGGGCGCTGGACGTCCTGCGGCGCATCACGGAACAGGGCGGCAACACGATGCCGGCGATCGTCGACGCGGTGCGGGCGCGCGTCACGATCGGCGAGATCTGCGACGTCTTCCGGCAGGTCTACGGGGAGTATCGCGAACAGGCCGTTCTCTGA
- a CDS encoding SPW repeat protein, which translates to MVWQNVIVALIGIWFIIAPSSLGFTANPAMTWTSAVGGVILLILGASAALSAEQRRQFWIQVVNALVGIWFIIAPWILSFTQHPAAFWTSLILGIVALILSVWDLQLMPRAVTSPHQTR; encoded by the coding sequence ATGGTGTGGCAGAACGTGATCGTCGCTTTGATCGGCATCTGGTTCATCATTGCGCCGTCGTCGCTCGGCTTCACGGCGAACCCGGCGATGACGTGGACCAGCGCAGTCGGCGGTGTTATTCTGTTGATTCTCGGCGCGAGCGCCGCGCTCTCCGCGGAGCAGCGCCGGCAGTTCTGGATTCAGGTCGTGAACGCGCTGGTGGGCATCTGGTTCATCATCGCGCCTTGGATCCTGAGCTTTACGCAGCACCCCGCGGCGTTTTGGACGTCCCTGATCCTGGGGATCGTAGCGTTGATCCTAAGCGTCTGGGACCTGCAGCTGATGCCGCGGGCGGTGACGTCGCCGCATCAAACCCGGTAA
- a CDS encoding MBL fold metallo-hydrolase encodes MPAHICVTCGVQFAERPQPPASCPICDDERQFVNRRGQTWTTPEALRRSHRNVLRAEEPGLLGIGMEPSFAIGQRALLVRTPEGNVLWDCTSLLDDAVVEAVRAMGGLAAIAVSHPHFYASVVDWSHAFGRAPVYLPATDREYVMRPDPVIQFWDGERRALPGGLTLVRCGGHFAGSALLHWPAGAGGRGALLTGDTIQCVPDRGAVSFMYSYPNYIPLAPTAVRRVAAAVENLRFDRIYGGWFDRVVPSDAKAVVARSAERYVRALGTPPVRA; translated from the coding sequence ATGCCGGCCCACATCTGCGTGACCTGCGGCGTGCAGTTTGCCGAGCGACCGCAGCCGCCCGCGTCCTGCCCGATCTGCGACGACGAGCGGCAGTTCGTCAACCGGCGTGGACAGACTTGGACGACGCCGGAGGCGCTGCGGCGCTCGCACCGGAACGTACTGCGCGCCGAGGAGCCGGGTCTCCTCGGCATCGGAATGGAGCCGTCGTTCGCGATCGGGCAACGCGCGCTGCTCGTCCGGACGCCGGAGGGCAACGTGCTGTGGGACTGCACGAGCCTGCTCGACGACGCGGTCGTCGAAGCGGTGCGCGCGATGGGCGGGCTCGCGGCGATCGCGGTCTCGCACCCCCACTTCTACGCTTCGGTGGTCGACTGGAGCCACGCCTTCGGCCGCGCGCCCGTCTATTTGCCCGCGACGGATCGCGAGTACGTGATGCGTCCGGATCCGGTGATCCAGTTCTGGGACGGCGAGCGCCGGGCGCTGCCCGGCGGGCTTACACTCGTACGGTGCGGCGGACACTTTGCGGGGTCGGCGCTGCTGCACTGGCCCGCCGGCGCAGGCGGCCGCGGCGCCCTGCTGACGGGCGACACGATCCAGTGTGTGCCCGACCGCGGCGCGGTGAGTTTCATGTACTCGTACCCGAATTACATTCCGCTGGCCCCCACGGCGGTCCGGCGCGTTGCGGCCGCGGTCGAGAACCTGCGGTTCGACCGGATCTACGGCGGGTGGTTCGACCGCGTCGTGCCGTCGGACGCGAAGGCGGTCGTCGCGCGCTCAGCCGAGCGTTACGTGCGGGCCCTCGGCACCCCGCCCGTTCGCGCCTGA